Proteins found in one Oncorhynchus mykiss isolate Arlee chromosome 17, USDA_OmykA_1.1, whole genome shotgun sequence genomic segment:
- the LOC110494383 gene encoding solute carrier family 45 member 3, whose product MQGRVCQLLLVNALTCGLEVCMAAGTFYIPPLLLQAGMEERYMTMVLGVGPVLGLIFVPMIGSYSDSWRGRFGRRRPFIWLLCVGVLLGLQVLPQASHLAALLYPQRPRWLEGILLVGAACLLEFSGQACFTPLEALISDQFPGEEESRRAFSVYSLMISLGGCLGYLLPALDWSHAPTAAYLGGQEAFIYALITLIFLTCLLSTVFISEDRWTGGEGTRKGVSVSSTLSPSHWRSRYCGHPLLSRTQCVQMAVGWCVSLCVSALPRVYGVCMSLPAVIRRLFVAELFSWMALMSFMLFYTDFMGVGLYRGVPNATPGTQERLRYDEGVRMASVGLFLQCLISVVCSILMERWMVLLGTRAVYVSSVILLALATAVMSFSKSVVMVTVMAAATGYTFCVLQVLPYTLLCLYHSDKRVFFSSSKCRPSHQGESDDHTNSKPLLTPDHGKTPLLTSASPHVSLPLEREGEAIPVPQRGMCLDMAILDSAYLLSQVLPALCLGSIVQQSHSVSAYMASACFLSLLSLLCSTGVVFTRSDLHKLTGSKGDTPTLRGQKD is encoded by the exons ATGCAGGGCCGTGTGTGTCAGCTGTTGCTGGTGAATGCTTTAACCTGTGGTCTGGAGGTGTGTATGGCTGCAGGGACCTTCTACATCCCCCCTCTACTGCTGCAGGCCGGCATGGAGGAACGCTACATGACCATGGTGctgg GAGTCGGGCCGGTTCTGGGTTTGATCTTTGTGCCCATGATCGGTTCGTATAGTGACTCGTGGCGTGGTCGTTTTGGTCGGCGCCGGCCATTCATCTGGCTCCTATGTGTGGGGGTTCTGCTGGGCCTGCAGGTCTTGCCCCAGGCTTCTCACCTAGCTGCCCTGCTCTACCCACAGCGCCCCCGATGGCTGGAGGGGATACTGCTGGTGGGGGCAGCCTGTCTGCTGGAGTTCTCAGGACAG GCCTGTTTCACACCGCTGGAAgctctgatctcagaccagttccctggagaggaggagagcagaagaGCCTTTTCTGTCTACTCACTGATGATCAGCCTGGGAGGATGCCTTGG ATACCTGCTCCCAGCCCTGGACTGGAGCCATGCCCCCACAGCAGCCTACCTAGGTGGCCAGGAGGCCTTTATCTATGCGTTGATCACCCTCATCTTCCTCACCTGCCTCCTCAGCACAGTCTTCATATCAGAGGACAGATGGACCGGAGGAGAGGGAACCAGGAAAGGCGTTAGCGTTAGTTCCACCCTGAGCCCTTCCCATTGGAGGAGCCGATACTGTGGACACCCCTTGCTATCGCGGACCCAGTGTGTACAGATGGCTGTGGGGTGGTGTGTGTCGCTGTGCGTGTCGGCACTGCCacgtgtgtatggtgtgtgtatgaGCTTGCCGGCAGTGATACGGAGGCTGTTTGTAGCTGAGCTGTTCAGCTGGATGGCTCTGATGAGCTTCATGCTGTTCTATACAGACTTTATGGGAGTGGGGCTGTACCGTGGAGTACCCAACGCTACACCTGGAACACAGGAGAGACTACGATACGACGAAG GTGTACGCATGGCGAGTGTGGGTCTGTTTCTGCAGTGCCTGATCTCAGTGGTCTGCTCCATCCTGATGGAGCGCTGGATGGTGTTGCTAGGCACCCGGGCTGTTTACGTTAGCAGTGTGATCCTGCTAGCGTTAGCTACAGCTGTGATGAGCTTCTCAAAGAGTGTAGTGATGGTCACTGTCATGGCTGCAGCTACTGGATATACCTTCTGTGTGCTGCAGGTCCTGCCCTACACCCTGCTGTGTCTGTACCACTCTGACAAacgg gtctttTTCTCCAGCTCCAAATGCAGACCTTCTCACCAAGGAGAAAGTGACGACCACACCAACTCAAAGCCGCTCCTTACCCCCGACCATGGCAAGACCCCGCTTCTCACCTCTGCCTCCCCCCATGTGTCTCTgcccctggagagagagggagaggccatACCCGTGCCTCAGAGAGGGATGTGTCTGGACATGGCTATCCTGGACAGTGCCTACCTGCTCTCCCAG GTGCTGCCTGCTCTGTGTCTGGGATCCATAGTGCAGCAATCCCACAGCGTCAGTGCCTATATGGCCTCCGCTTGCTTCCTTAGCCTCTTGTCCCTGCTCTGCTCCACCGGGGTCGTCTTCACACGCAGCGACCTCCACAAGCTCACAGGGTCAAAGGGCGACACTCCAACGCTGAGGGGGCAAAAGGATTAA